In Bacillus sp. DX3.1, the following proteins share a genomic window:
- a CDS encoding zinc ribbon domain-containing protein, with protein sequence MSDLQTKLGSGMNKLQEGIEQGKMKLQIAQEIAQLNKEIQVQLHKKTEVLLELGQRVYVQLRDTGVKEEPLKKLVAPIQHFDVAIYQARKRIVELQKQQGEKATCECGGSLSISDKFCGTCGKPNPMLAVESSVEKVACVSCNEHIAKNSIFCPVCGVKKGRE encoded by the coding sequence TTGTCAGACTTGCAGACGAAATTAGGAAGCGGTATGAATAAGTTGCAAGAAGGCATTGAACAAGGAAAGATGAAGCTGCAGATTGCACAGGAAATTGCGCAATTGAACAAGGAAATACAAGTGCAGCTCCATAAGAAAACAGAAGTTTTATTAGAACTTGGCCAAAGGGTGTATGTTCAGCTTCGAGACACTGGAGTGAAGGAAGAACCATTAAAGAAGTTAGTCGCTCCAATTCAACATTTCGATGTTGCAATTTATCAAGCACGAAAACGAATTGTTGAACTGCAAAAACAACAAGGAGAGAAAGCAACATGTGAATGTGGTGGTTCTCTATCAATAAGTGATAAGTTTTGTGGCACATGTGGAAAACCAAATCCAATGCTAGCGGTAGAGAGTAGTGTTGAAAAGGTAGCATGTGTGTCATGTAACGAGCACATAGCAAAAAACTCCATCTTTTGTCCCGTTTGTGGAGTTAAGAAAGGTAGGGAGTGA